In the Leptospira limi genome, one interval contains:
- the rplM gene encoding 50S ribosomal protein L13 yields the protein MELLSKAHKTPSIAKEAVQKQWFVVDATDKTLGRLASQVASRLRGKHKSTFTPNQDCGDNIIIVNASKVAVTGRKREQKIYYHHSRYPGGMTAIAFHKLIQENPERVIMEAVKGMLPKSKLGDQMLKNCRVFAGNDHNLGAQKPLKLELK from the coding sequence ATGGAACTATTGTCTAAAGCCCACAAGACCCCTTCTATCGCAAAAGAAGCCGTACAAAAACAGTGGTTTGTTGTGGACGCAACTGATAAGACTCTCGGAAGATTGGCAAGTCAAGTCGCTTCCCGACTTCGCGGAAAACACAAATCTACATTCACACCGAACCAAGATTGTGGAGATAACATCATCATCGTTAATGCTTCTAAAGTGGCTGTAACAGGTCGCAAAAGAGAACAAAAAATATACTACCACCACTCCCGTTACCCAGGTGGTATGACTGCGATCGCTTTCCACAAACTCATCCAAGAGAACCCAGAAAGAGTGATCATGGAAGCAGTGAAAGGAATGTTACCTAAATCAAAATTAGGTGACCAAATGTTAAAAAATTGCCGTGTGTTCGCAGGCAATGACCACAACCTAGGAGCTCAAAAGCCCCTAAAACTGGAGTTGAAATAA
- the thiL gene encoding thiamine-phosphate kinase, which yields MKESDIIRTLFGTTPPPEDDCYYLAPNRLVTTDSLSEGTHFLHEWSSPEILAGKLVEVNVSDITASGGVPKECFLNLGLSPTSRKQDWVRRFAKALRVSLHQYGMKLAGGDTFSSPTTQLTLTVVGTVKKPWLRSGGKPGDYLYVTGDLGQSLLGYHSLKKNWKGKDFKLAIEKHLLPKSKQILQKPLSKVRIHACMDITDGLIQDAERLALASKGKLTIQVESVPLHPFAVEKIGVDFCLGSGEELELLFLSPDILPNQIESIPVTMIGRFEKGKSGTKFLRKGKTYVPKTKGFLHFKEEE from the coding sequence TTGAAAGAATCAGATATCATCCGAACCCTTTTTGGAACAACCCCTCCACCTGAGGACGATTGTTATTATTTGGCGCCAAACCGTCTTGTCACCACCGATTCCCTTTCCGAAGGAACCCACTTCCTCCATGAATGGTCAAGCCCCGAAATCCTAGCAGGAAAACTGGTAGAAGTGAATGTCTCGGACATCACAGCATCGGGTGGTGTTCCTAAAGAGTGTTTTTTAAACCTGGGCCTTTCCCCTACCTCTCGAAAACAAGATTGGGTCAGGAGGTTTGCCAAAGCTCTGAGGGTTTCCCTCCACCAATATGGAATGAAACTCGCTGGTGGCGATACCTTTTCCTCCCCCACAACCCAATTGACACTGACAGTGGTAGGTACGGTCAAAAAACCATGGCTTCGATCGGGTGGAAAACCAGGCGATTACCTCTATGTCACCGGGGATTTAGGCCAAAGCCTACTCGGGTATCATTCTTTAAAAAAGAATTGGAAGGGGAAAGATTTTAAACTGGCCATTGAAAAACACCTTTTGCCAAAATCCAAACAGATCCTACAAAAACCACTCTCAAAGGTTCGAATCCACGCTTGTATGGACATCACAGATGGACTCATCCAAGATGCAGAAAGGTTAGCACTTGCTTCCAAAGGAAAACTTACAATCCAAGTGGAATCCGTCCCCTTACACCCGTTTGCTGTAGAAAAGATAGGAGTGGATTTTTGCCTTGGTTCAGGGGAAGAATTGGAACTTTTGTTTTTATCACCAGACATCCTACCAAACCAAATTGAATCCATTCCTGTGACGATGATCGGTAGATTTGAAAAAGGAAAATCTGGAACAAAATTTCTAAGAAAGGGAAAAACCTACGTGCCCAAAACCAAAGGGTTCCTTCACTTCAAAGAGGAAGAATAA
- the rpsI gene encoding 30S ribosomal protein S9: MAQKAVWAVGRRKTSVARAKIASGTGKITVNHKDVKDYIKNGEHLVRRALEPLLVLDARDKYDIALNVSGGGVIGQVGAIRHAVARALVAFNESLKPTLKKEGFLTRDSRMVERKKYGLHKARRGTQFSKR; the protein is encoded by the coding sequence ATGGCGCAAAAAGCAGTTTGGGCAGTTGGCCGACGCAAAACATCTGTTGCACGAGCAAAAATCGCTTCTGGAACTGGAAAAATCACAGTAAACCATAAAGATGTAAAAGATTACATTAAAAACGGGGAACACTTAGTTCGCCGTGCACTTGAGCCTCTACTTGTTTTAGATGCTCGTGATAAATATGATATCGCACTCAACGTATCTGGTGGTGGAGTGATTGGACAAGTAGGAGCAATTCGTCACGCAGTGGCTCGTGCTCTTGTTGCTTTCAATGAATCACTCAAACCTACTTTGAAAAAAGAAGGTTTCCTCACTCGAGATAGTCGTATGGTAGAACGTAAAAAATACGGTCTCCACAAAGCACGTCGAGGAACTCAGTTCTCAAAACGTTAA